Proteins encoded by one window of Salirhabdus salicampi:
- the racE gene encoding glutamate racemase: protein MDKPIGVIDSGVGGLTVVRELIRQLPNEEILYLGDTIRCPYGPRPRSEVVRFTKEMVEYLLQHDIKMLVIACNTATAFVLDELKEELQVPVLGVIQPGARAAIKATNNLNIGVIGTTGTIESGAYVDALHQINSSIQVDSLACPSFVPMVESGILQGEVAENIVRESLIPLSKTIDTLILGCTHYPLIKPVIQQVLGDNVTVIASGDETAREVSTMLYHYGLLFDVTRRPEHRFFTTGDMVVFQQIANAWFGYPIRTVENITL, encoded by the coding sequence GTGGATAAACCAATAGGTGTCATTGACTCAGGTGTCGGCGGTTTAACAGTAGTACGAGAATTGATACGACAATTGCCGAATGAAGAAATATTGTATTTAGGAGATACTATTCGCTGCCCTTATGGACCTAGACCCCGTAGTGAAGTCGTTCGTTTTACGAAAGAAATGGTTGAGTATTTACTCCAACACGATATAAAAATGCTCGTCATTGCTTGTAATACAGCTACTGCTTTTGTGTTAGATGAATTAAAGGAAGAGTTGCAAGTTCCTGTTTTAGGGGTTATTCAACCAGGAGCACGGGCCGCGATTAAAGCAACGAACAATTTAAATATTGGAGTGATTGGAACGACAGGAACGATTGAAAGTGGCGCCTATGTGGATGCGCTGCACCAAATCAACAGCTCTATCCAAGTTGACAGCCTTGCATGCCCTTCTTTCGTTCCAATGGTGGAAAGCGGGATATTACAAGGGGAAGTGGCGGAAAACATCGTCAGAGAATCTCTTATTCCGTTGAGTAAGACCATTGATACGTTAATCCTTGGCTGCACGCACTATCCATTAATTAAACCTGTCATTCAGCAAGTACTAGGAGATAATGTGACGGTCATAGCTTCCGGAGATGAAACAGCAAGGGAAGTTAGTACAATGCTTTATCATTATGGTCTTCTGTTTGACGTTACACGACGACCTGAGCATCGCTTTTTTACTACAGGAGATATGGTAGTATTTCAACAAATTGCGAATGCTTGGTTCGGCTACCCAATACGCACAGTAGAAAATATTACGTTATAA
- a CDS encoding MarR family winged helix-turn-helix transcriptional regulator, with protein MQKTLNTTTIADLEKQLRYISHILKQKGREILNQYPITPPQFIALQWLLEEGDLTIGDLSKKLYLAFSTTTDLIDRMEKNELVKRVRDPEDRRVVRIHLLDKGKTIIDEVIVKRQQYLEEVLYQFSKDEITMLQSMLNKLYDEMDHYQQISMTKTEKKGE; from the coding sequence GTGCAAAAAACACTGAACACAACAACCATTGCTGACCTTGAAAAGCAGTTACGATATATTTCGCATATTTTAAAGCAAAAGGGGCGGGAAATTTTAAACCAATACCCTATCACACCTCCCCAATTTATTGCATTACAATGGTTACTAGAAGAAGGTGATTTAACCATCGGTGACCTCTCGAAGAAATTATATTTAGCTTTTAGTACCACAACCGATCTAATTGATCGTATGGAAAAAAATGAACTTGTAAAAAGGGTTAGGGACCCAGAAGATCGACGAGTTGTACGTATTCATTTACTAGATAAAGGAAAAACAATCATTGATGAGGTAATCGTAAAGCGGCAACAATATTTAGAGGAAGTACTTTATCAGTTTTCAAAAGACGAAATTACAATGTTGCAGTCTATGCTTAATAAACTATATGACGAGATGGATCACTATCAACAAATCAGCATGACGAAAACAGAAAAGAAAGGCGAGTAA
- a CDS encoding helix-turn-helix domain-containing protein: MEDKDYKPKQLLTKREKEVFELLVQDRTTKEIAEELYISEKTVRNHISNAMQKLGVKGRSQAVVELLRMGELKL; this comes from the coding sequence TTGGAAGATAAAGATTACAAACCGAAGCAGCTACTCACTAAAAGGGAAAAAGAAGTTTTTGAACTGCTTGTTCAAGACAGAACAACAAAAGAGATTGCAGAAGAATTGTACATTTCCGAGAAAACAGTGCGCAATCATATTTCCAACGCTATGCAAAAACTAGGGGTAAAGGGGCGTTCACAAGCAGTTGTTGAACTCCTGCGGATGGGGGAGTTGAAGCTTTAA
- a CDS encoding acyl-CoA thioesterase: MSQINYIENFEKWEQGFSFYIPINIRFSETDMFGHVNNVSPFIYFEEARIAFFQEVGLFQNLTNSPSTVPVVADLQCDYLRQMHFGETFKLYVKVQHLGNSSIDLHYLCVNGENEPTLTGRGRIVQINKETGRATSFTEKQRKLLQG; this comes from the coding sequence GTGAGTCAAATAAACTATATAGAAAATTTTGAAAAATGGGAACAAGGCTTTTCTTTTTATATTCCAATTAACATACGTTTCTCTGAAACAGATATGTTCGGTCATGTAAATAATGTATCCCCTTTCATTTATTTTGAGGAAGCGCGAATCGCATTTTTTCAGGAAGTAGGCTTGTTTCAAAATTTAACGAACAGTCCTTCAACTGTACCTGTTGTAGCCGATTTGCAGTGTGACTATTTGAGGCAGATGCACTTTGGTGAAACATTTAAATTGTATGTTAAGGTACAGCATTTAGGTAACTCTTCGATTGATTTGCATTATTTATGTGTGAATGGTGAGAACGAACCGACATTAACTGGAAGAGGTCGAATTGTACAAATTAACAAAGAAACAGGAAGAGCAACCTCCTTTACAGAGAAGCAGCGGAAATTACTACAAGGTTGA
- the sdhB gene encoding succinate dehydrogenase iron-sulfur subunit produces MSEQKTVKFIITRQDSPEDQPYQEEFTVPYRKNMNVISALMEIRRNPQNTEGKETTPVFWEMGCLEEVCGACSMVINGKPRQACTALIDQLEQPIKLEPMNTFPVVRDLTVDRSRMFDSLKKVKAWIPIDGTYDLGPGPRMAESKRQWAYELSKCMTCGVCLEACPNVNSSSNFIGPAPLSQVRLFNSHPTGEFHKAERMETIMGDGGLANCGNSQNCVQSCPKGIPLTTSIAALNREATLQSFKNFFGSDYNN; encoded by the coding sequence ATGAGTGAACAAAAAACAGTAAAGTTTATCATTACTCGTCAAGATAGCCCCGAAGATCAACCGTATCAGGAAGAATTTACCGTTCCTTATCGGAAAAATATGAACGTAATTTCTGCATTGATGGAGATTCGCCGTAATCCTCAAAACACAGAAGGAAAAGAAACAACACCAGTATTTTGGGAAATGGGTTGTTTAGAAGAAGTATGTGGTGCATGTTCAATGGTCATTAACGGAAAACCACGCCAGGCTTGTACGGCTCTCATTGACCAGTTGGAACAGCCAATTAAACTTGAGCCAATGAATACCTTCCCAGTTGTACGTGATTTAACGGTAGATCGTAGCCGTATGTTTGACTCCTTGAAAAAGGTAAAGGCATGGATTCCAATTGATGGAACATATGACCTTGGACCAGGTCCACGTATGGCGGAAAGTAAACGTCAATGGGCATACGAATTGTCGAAATGTATGACTTGTGGTGTTTGTTTAGAAGCTTGTCCAAACGTTAATAGTAGCTCTAACTTCATTGGACCAGCACCATTATCACAAGTACGCTTGTTTAATTCTCATCCAACAGGAGAATTTCATAAAGCTGAGCGCATGGAAACGATTATGGGAGATGGGGGACTAGCAAACTGTGGTAACTCCCAAAACTGCGTACAGTCATGTCCGAAAGGAATTCCATTGACAACTTCTATCGCAGCGTTAAACCGTGAAGCAACATTGCAATCGTTTAAAAACTTCTTTGGTAGTGATTATAACAACTAA
- the sdhA gene encoding succinate dehydrogenase flavoprotein subunit produces the protein MSNRNIVVVGGGLAGLMATIKAAEAGVHVDLLSLVPVKRSHSVCAQGGINGAVNTKGEGDSPWEHFDDTVYGGDFLANQPPVKAMCEAAPGIIHMLDRMGVMFNRTPEGLLDFRRFGGTQHHRTAYAGATTGQQLLYALDEQVRRHEVNGLVTKYEGWEFLSAVLDDEGVSRGVTAQNLHTHEIKVFKADAVIVATGGPGIIFGKSTNSVINTGSAASALYQQGAYYANGEFIQIHPTAIPGDDKLRLMSESARGEGGRVWTYKDGKPWYFLEEKYPAYGNLVPRDIATREIFDVCVNQKLGINGENMVYLDLSHKDPKELDVKLGGIIEIYEKFMGDDPRKVPMKIFPAVHYSMGGLWVDYDQMTNIPGVFAAGECDYSQHGANRLGANSLLSSIYGGMVAGPNAVKYIEGLETTVDDVSPELFKSELKREQEAFDKIMKMDGDENAFQLHKELGEWMTDNVTVVRENNKLLKTDEKIQELIERWENINLNDTARWSNQGAMFTRQLYNMLHLARVITIGAYNRNESRGAHYKPEFPDRNDEEWLKTTMAKLDQESNSPKFSYEDVDVSLIKPRKRDYTKKKGGK, from the coding sequence ATGAGTAATCGTAATATCGTTGTCGTAGGCGGTGGTTTAGCCGGTTTGATGGCAACTATTAAAGCAGCAGAAGCAGGTGTGCACGTAGACCTGTTATCCCTTGTACCTGTTAAACGCTCCCACTCTGTATGTGCTCAAGGTGGAATTAACGGTGCCGTTAATACAAAAGGTGAAGGTGATTCACCTTGGGAACACTTTGATGATACGGTCTATGGTGGAGACTTTTTAGCGAATCAACCTCCAGTGAAGGCGATGTGTGAAGCAGCCCCTGGAATTATCCATATGTTAGACCGTATGGGCGTAATGTTTAACCGTACACCTGAAGGATTACTTGATTTCCGTCGATTCGGGGGTACCCAACACCACCGCACGGCCTATGCAGGAGCTACAACAGGTCAGCAACTTCTCTATGCTTTAGATGAACAAGTGCGTCGTCATGAAGTAAATGGACTTGTTACGAAATATGAAGGTTGGGAATTCTTATCAGCCGTTCTTGATGATGAGGGTGTTAGTCGTGGTGTAACTGCCCAAAACCTTCATACACATGAAATTAAAGTCTTTAAAGCAGATGCTGTCATTGTAGCAACAGGTGGTCCTGGAATTATATTCGGTAAATCAACGAACTCGGTTATTAATACCGGTTCAGCAGCTTCAGCTTTATATCAACAAGGTGCATATTATGCGAACGGTGAGTTTATACAAATTCACCCAACAGCTATCCCCGGAGATGATAAACTTCGACTTATGAGTGAATCAGCTCGTGGAGAAGGTGGACGTGTATGGACTTATAAAGATGGGAAACCGTGGTACTTCCTAGAGGAAAAATATCCTGCCTATGGAAACCTTGTTCCCCGTGATATTGCGACTCGTGAAATTTTTGATGTATGTGTCAATCAAAAATTAGGTATCAATGGCGAGAACATGGTATACCTGGATCTTTCTCATAAAGACCCGAAAGAACTAGACGTTAAATTAGGTGGAATTATTGAAATTTATGAGAAATTTATGGGGGATGATCCTCGTAAAGTACCAATGAAAATTTTCCCTGCAGTTCACTACTCAATGGGTGGACTATGGGTTGATTATGATCAAATGACAAATATTCCAGGTGTATTTGCTGCTGGTGAATGTGATTATTCTCAGCACGGTGCAAACCGCCTTGGTGCGAACTCTTTGCTTTCTTCCATTTATGGAGGAATGGTTGCAGGTCCAAACGCTGTAAAGTATATCGAAGGACTTGAAACGACAGTGGATGATGTTTCACCTGAACTATTCAAATCAGAGCTAAAACGTGAGCAGGAAGCATTCGATAAAATTATGAAGATGGATGGCGATGAAAACGCGTTTCAACTTCATAAAGAGTTAGGGGAATGGATGACTGATAATGTAACAGTTGTGCGTGAAAACAATAAACTACTAAAAACTGACGAGAAAATTCAAGAGTTGATAGAGCGTTGGGAAAATATTAACTTAAACGATACTGCTCGTTGGAGTAACCAAGGTGCTATGTTCACACGACAGCTTTATAACATGCTTCACCTTGCACGGGTGATTACGATTGGTGCTTATAACCGTAATGAGAGCCGCGGAGCACATTATAAGCCAGAATTCCCTGACCGAAACGATGAAGAGTGGTTAAAAACAACAATGGCGAAATTAGACCAAGAAAGCAATAGTCCAAAGTTTAGTTACGAGGATGTAGATGTATCCCTAATTAAACCTCGTAAGCGTGACTATACAAAGAAAAAAGGGGGTAAATAA
- a CDS encoding succinate dehydrogenase cytochrome b558 subunit, which yields MAENREFFYRRLHSLLGVIPVGIFLLQHLLVNQFARDGAEAFNKAAHFMENLPFRYLLETFVIFLPILFHAIYGVYIVFTAKNNVMRYGFFRNWMFYLQRITGIITLIFIVWHVWETRFATAIHGTEVNFSLMQGILENPFMFWFYVVGVISTVFHFANGLWSFCVSWGLTVTPRSQVVVTYITMIIFLALSYVSIATLVAFL from the coding sequence ATGGCAGAAAATCGCGAGTTTTTTTATCGTAGGCTTCATTCATTATTAGGAGTTATTCCTGTAGGAATTTTTTTGCTTCAACATTTACTTGTTAACCAATTTGCTAGAGACGGTGCAGAAGCTTTTAACAAGGCAGCACACTTCATGGAAAACTTGCCTTTCCGCTACTTATTAGAAACATTCGTCATTTTCCTTCCGATATTATTCCATGCAATCTATGGAGTGTATATCGTATTTACTGCTAAGAACAATGTCATGAGATACGGCTTTTTCAGAAATTGGATGTTTTATTTACAACGCATCACAGGAATTATTACATTAATTTTTATCGTGTGGCATGTGTGGGAAACACGCTTCGCTACAGCGATTCATGGAACAGAAGTTAATTTCAGTCTCATGCAAGGAATACTAGAAAATCCGTTTATGTTTTGGTTTTATGTAGTAGGTGTTATTTCTACAGTATTCCATTTCGCTAACGGCCTATGGTCATTTTGTGTAAGTTGGGGATTGACGGTAACTCCACGTTCACAAGTGGTAGTTACATATATTACGATGATTATTTTCTTAGCTCTATCCTATGTAAGTATAGCGACTTTAGTTGCATTTTTATAA
- a CDS encoding YslB family protein — MGEKYSILNVSEATHSSMPVYGFELLRFVSLPDFLGEDAPFMLYYMGKSLARKMPVNNIEQLCSFFQKAGFGELTFVKQKKYEFMFTLTGDLVLERFSYKEEVHYQFEAGFIAQQLSHIHNEEVECTEEKNRRKKMVTFHAGIVK, encoded by the coding sequence ATGGGTGAAAAATATTCAATCTTAAACGTATCAGAAGCGACGCATTCGTCTATGCCGGTGTACGGTTTTGAACTATTACGATTCGTATCTTTACCTGATTTTTTAGGGGAAGATGCTCCTTTTATGCTATATTATATGGGAAAAAGCTTAGCTCGAAAGATGCCAGTAAATAACATCGAGCAATTGTGCTCCTTTTTCCAAAAAGCGGGATTTGGAGAATTAACGTTCGTAAAACAGAAAAAATATGAATTTATGTTTACATTAACCGGAGATCTTGTATTAGAACGCTTTTCTTATAAAGAAGAAGTACATTACCAATTTGAAGCGGGATTTATTGCGCAACAATTATCTCATATTCATAATGAAGAAGTGGAATGTACAGAAGAGAAAAATCGTCGTAAAAAAATGGTGACTTTTCATGCAGGAATCGTGAAATAA
- the uvrC gene encoding excinuclease ABC subunit UvrC, with protein MNKHIQDKLAVLPDKPGCYLMKNKHDEVIYVGKSKVLKNRVRSYFTGAHDAKTQRLVREINHFEYIVTSSEIEALILEMNLIKKYDPKYNVLLKDDKSYPYIKITNENQPRLLVVREVKKDKGKYFGPYPNVYAARETKKLLDRLYPLRKCSTLPDRVCLYYHIHQCLGPCEYTVTDDTNREIVQNITKFLSGGHKEIKNDLKRKMGDASEKLDFERAKEYRDLIQHIEAVMEQQKMTLNEKTDRDIFGYAYDKGWMCVQVFFIRQGKLIERDVSIFPIFDDPEETFLTYIGRFYLHQNHPKPKEIFVPLKTDTNILKELLEVDVKIPMRGRKKELVELAMQNAYIALKEKFSIIEQDEERTIKAMEKLGEVLNIETPHRIEAFDNSNIQGTDPVSAMVTFVDGKPYKKGYRKYKVKSVQGPDDYETMREVIRRRYTRVLKEHLPLPDLIMVDGGKGQMSAAMDVLENELNLDIPLCGLAKDEKHRTSELLYGDPPQVVHFDRKAPEFYLIQRIQDEVHRFALTFHRQLRGKSTFRSSLDDIKGVGEKRKRTLLRHFRSIEEIKVTSVADLKKLGIPEPVAEQVLTALNEKKEDD; from the coding sequence ATGAATAAACACATACAAGATAAATTGGCTGTTCTTCCCGACAAACCGGGTTGCTACTTAATGAAAAACAAACATGATGAGGTCATTTACGTAGGGAAGTCGAAAGTGTTAAAAAACCGCGTCCGTTCATACTTTACAGGAGCACATGACGCGAAAACCCAGCGGCTTGTTCGGGAAATAAATCATTTTGAGTATATTGTTACTTCATCTGAAATTGAAGCCCTTATATTGGAAATGAATTTAATTAAAAAGTATGACCCAAAATATAACGTCCTTTTAAAAGATGATAAAAGTTACCCTTATATTAAAATTACGAATGAAAACCAACCTCGCCTGCTCGTTGTACGTGAAGTGAAAAAGGATAAAGGAAAATATTTTGGACCTTATCCAAATGTGTACGCGGCACGTGAAACGAAAAAGTTACTAGATAGACTCTATCCTTTACGAAAATGTAGTACATTACCAGACCGAGTTTGTTTATATTATCATATTCATCAATGTTTAGGGCCATGTGAATATACGGTTACAGATGACACGAACCGGGAGATTGTCCAGAATATAACGAAGTTCCTTAGTGGTGGTCATAAGGAGATTAAAAATGACTTAAAACGAAAAATGGGAGATGCATCCGAAAAATTAGACTTTGAACGAGCGAAGGAATACCGAGATCTCATCCAACATATTGAAGCAGTTATGGAACAGCAAAAAATGACATTGAATGAAAAGACAGATCGGGACATTTTTGGTTATGCGTATGATAAAGGGTGGATGTGTGTACAAGTCTTTTTTATACGTCAAGGAAAATTAATCGAACGGGACGTCTCAATTTTTCCGATCTTCGATGACCCGGAAGAAACGTTTCTGACCTACATTGGGAGGTTTTATTTACATCAAAATCACCCTAAACCGAAGGAAATATTCGTACCGTTAAAAACAGATACAAATATATTAAAAGAATTACTAGAGGTTGACGTGAAAATCCCAATGCGTGGTCGAAAAAAGGAACTTGTCGAGCTCGCAATGCAAAACGCTTATATAGCTCTAAAAGAAAAATTTTCGATTATAGAACAAGATGAAGAACGTACGATCAAGGCAATGGAAAAGCTGGGAGAAGTGTTAAACATTGAAACACCTCACCGCATCGAAGCCTTCGATAACTCTAACATTCAAGGAACAGACCCAGTTTCTGCCATGGTCACATTTGTTGATGGGAAACCATATAAAAAAGGATATCGTAAATATAAAGTGAAAAGTGTACAAGGTCCCGATGATTACGAAACAATGAGGGAGGTCATAAGAAGGCGATATACCAGGGTTTTAAAGGAACATTTACCTTTACCTGATTTAATTATGGTTGATGGTGGCAAGGGGCAAATGAGCGCCGCTATGGATGTATTGGAAAACGAGCTAAATCTTGATATACCTCTTTGTGGATTAGCAAAGGATGAAAAACATAGAACGAGTGAGTTATTGTACGGTGATCCCCCGCAAGTTGTCCATTTCGATCGTAAGGCACCTGAATTTTATTTAATCCAACGCATTCAGGATGAAGTTCACCGTTTCGCACTTACATTTCACCGTCAGTTGAGAGGAAAGAGTACGTTCCGTTCCAGCTTAGATGATATTAAAGGGGTAGGAGAAAAACGAAAACGGACTCTTTTAAGGCATTTTCGCTCTATTGAAGAAATAAAAGTGACATCGGTTGCCGATTTAAAAAAGCTTGGAATTCCGGAACCTGTTGCTGAACAAGTATTAACAGCTTTAAATGAAAAAAAGGAGGACGATTAA
- the trxA gene encoding thioredoxin — MAIVTGTDQNFSQETSDGLVLVDFWAPWCGPCKMIAPVLEELDQELNDKVKIVKLDVDENQETSQKYGVMSIPTLLLFKNGEVVEQIVGFQPKEALAQLIEKHA, encoded by the coding sequence ATGGCGATTGTAACTGGTACTGACCAAAACTTCTCACAAGAAACATCTGATGGTCTTGTTTTAGTTGACTTCTGGGCACCATGGTGCGGTCCTTGTAAAATGATTGCGCCAGTTCTTGAAGAATTAGATCAAGAATTGAATGATAAAGTGAAAATTGTGAAATTAGATGTAGATGAGAATCAAGAAACATCTCAAAAATACGGTGTGATGAGTATACCAACATTGCTGTTGTTTAAAAATGGTGAAGTAGTGGAGCAAATTGTTGGCTTTCAGCCGAAAGAAGCATTAGCACAACTTATTGAGAAACACGCATAA
- a CDS encoding electron transfer flavoprotein subunit alpha/FixB family protein, translating into MGKKLLVFGEIRDGELRNVSFEAIAAAKQMEQDGEIVGALLGNEGVETLAQELIYYGADRVVYAQDDTLGTYNSEAFAQGAMTLIEAEKPEGIVMGHTAAGKDLTPKLASKLESGLISDVTNIEVVGENVVFTRPIYSGKAFEKKIVTGGLMFATVRPNNIQALDRDLTRKGAIEGVEVDIKDLRTVIKDVIKKSTDGVDLSEAKVIVAGGRGVKSADGFQPLEELAQALGGAVGASRGACDADYCDYSLQIGQTGKVVTPDLYIACGISGAIQHLAGMSNSKVIVAINKDPEANIFNVADYGIVGDLFEIVPKLTEEIKKLKVNS; encoded by the coding sequence ATGGGAAAAAAGTTACTCGTGTTTGGTGAAATTCGTGACGGTGAACTTCGGAACGTCTCCTTTGAAGCAATAGCTGCTGCGAAACAAATGGAACAAGATGGGGAAATTGTTGGTGCGCTACTTGGTAATGAAGGGGTAGAAACTCTTGCACAGGAACTCATTTATTACGGAGCAGACCGTGTTGTCTATGCGCAAGACGATACATTGGGCACATATAATTCTGAAGCATTTGCCCAAGGAGCAATGACTCTAATTGAAGCTGAAAAGCCAGAAGGAATTGTAATGGGACATACTGCAGCAGGTAAAGATCTGACACCGAAACTTGCCAGCAAACTTGAAAGTGGACTTATCTCAGATGTAACGAACATTGAGGTAGTTGGTGAAAACGTCGTATTTACCCGCCCTATTTATTCGGGGAAAGCATTTGAAAAGAAAATTGTTACTGGCGGATTAATGTTTGCGACAGTACGTCCAAACAATATTCAAGCACTAGATCGTGATTTAACGAGAAAAGGGGCTATAGAAGGTGTAGAAGTAGATATTAAAGATTTACGTACAGTCATTAAAGATGTAATAAAGAAATCTACAGATGGTGTTGATTTATCCGAAGCGAAAGTCATTGTTGCTGGCGGACGGGGTGTGAAGAGTGCAGATGGGTTTCAACCCCTTGAAGAATTAGCCCAAGCTCTAGGGGGCGCAGTAGGTGCATCAAGGGGGGCATGTGATGCCGACTATTGTGATTACAGTTTGCAAATTGGTCAAACTGGAAAAGTTGTAACCCCTGATTTGTATATCGCCTGTGGGATATCTGGAGCGATTCAACATTTAGCCGGAATGTCGAACTCGAAAGTCATTGTAGCGATTAATAAAGACCCTGAAGCCAATATTTTTAATGTAGCTGATTACGGGATTGTTGGGGACTTGTTCGAAATCGTGCCAAAATTAACAGAAGAAATTAAAAAATTAAAGGTTAATTCATAA
- a CDS encoding electron transfer flavoprotein subunit beta/FixA family protein has protein sequence MNIYVLLKKTFDTEEKIVIRDGKIEDDGAEYIINPYDEYAVEEAIQLKEEHGGEVTVVTVGDEESEKQLRTALAMGADKAVLINTEDDLEDGDQYTTAKILEAFFEDKDYDVILAGNVAIDEASGQVGPRLAELLNIPYVTTITSLEVNEDIILIDRDVEGDVEKVESTLPLLVTCQQGLNDPRYPSLPGIMKAKKKPLEELELDDLDLDEEDVEAKTKSIDVFLPPEKEAGQVLEGEIDDQVMELVSLLRNEAKVI, from the coding sequence ATGAATATATATGTTTTGCTGAAAAAAACGTTCGATACAGAGGAGAAAATCGTCATTCGTGATGGAAAGATTGAGGATGATGGTGCTGAATATATTATTAATCCATACGATGAATATGCAGTTGAAGAAGCAATCCAGTTAAAAGAAGAGCATGGTGGGGAAGTAACCGTTGTAACCGTTGGGGATGAGGAGAGTGAAAAGCAACTGCGTACAGCACTCGCAATGGGAGCAGATAAGGCGGTTCTTATTAATACGGAGGATGATTTAGAAGATGGTGATCAATATACAACCGCTAAAATCTTAGAAGCCTTCTTTGAGGATAAGGACTATGATGTAATTTTAGCCGGAAATGTTGCGATCGATGAGGCTAGTGGTCAAGTAGGTCCTCGTTTAGCTGAGTTATTGAACATTCCATATGTTACAACAATAACAAGTTTGGAAGTAAATGAAGATATTATCCTTATCGACCGTGATGTAGAAGGAGATGTGGAGAAGGTCGAATCGACACTGCCTTTATTAGTCACATGCCAACAAGGGCTAAATGACCCACGATATCCATCATTACCGGGAATTATGAAAGCGAAGAAAAAGCCTTTGGAGGAATTGGAATTAGATGATTTAGATTTAGATGAAGAGGATGTCGAGGCTAAAACGAAGTCGATAGATGTTTTTCTGCCACCGGAAAAAGAGGCTGGTCAGGTGCTTGAAGGTGAAATCGATGATCAAGTAATGGAGTTAGTTTCTTTGCTCCGAAACGAAGCAAAGGTTATTTAA
- a CDS encoding enoyl-CoA hydratase has product MEKLSFQRDGNIAKVIINSPPANALSSSLLTELQDILRQVTEQPDIKAVVIYGEGRFFSAGADIKEFTSLQKKGEHEALARKGQTLFDEMEHFHIPIIAAIHGAALGGGLELAMACHMRIVAKNAKLGLPELTLGIIPGFAGTQRLPQYVGLPKAYEMILSGEAITGEEAASLGLANHAVEEDEVVEKAINLARKISNKSGPSIRAVMELVPYAKVSQFQEGIQQEAEKFGSVFGTEDAREGIQAFIEKRKPNFKE; this is encoded by the coding sequence ATGGAAAAGCTTTCATTTCAACGAGATGGTAACATAGCTAAAGTTATCATAAACAGTCCGCCAGCAAATGCACTTTCTTCAAGTTTATTAACAGAACTACAAGATATATTGCGCCAAGTTACTGAACAACCTGACATTAAAGCGGTAGTTATCTATGGAGAAGGGAGATTTTTTTCTGCAGGTGCCGACATAAAAGAATTTACGTCCTTGCAAAAGAAAGGTGAACACGAAGCACTAGCTAGAAAAGGCCAAACGCTATTTGATGAAATGGAGCATTTTCATATCCCTATAATTGCAGCTATTCACGGAGCGGCACTCGGGGGTGGACTCGAGCTAGCAATGGCATGTCATATGAGAATTGTAGCCAAAAACGCAAAATTAGGATTACCTGAACTAACATTAGGAATTATTCCGGGGTTCGCCGGCACACAACGTCTACCGCAATATGTCGGACTTCCGAAAGCATATGAGATGATATTAAGTGGCGAAGCGATAACAGGTGAAGAAGCAGCATCATTAGGATTAGCTAATCATGCAGTTGAGGAAGATGAAGTTGTTGAGAAAGCTATCAATCTCGCAAGGAAAATCAGCAATAAAAGTGGTCCTTCTATTCGTGCTGTGATGGAGCTAGTCCCTTATGCAAAAGTCTCTCAATTTCAAGAAGGAATACAACAAGAGGCGGAGAAATTTGGAAGCGTTTTCGGTACGGAAGATGCCCGGGAAGGAATTCAAGCATTCATCGAAAAACGAAAACCGAATTTTAAAGAATAA